The Elgaria multicarinata webbii isolate HBS135686 ecotype San Diego chromosome 15, rElgMul1.1.pri, whole genome shotgun sequence sequence AGCCATAGTCAAATCAAATGTGCCAGATGTGGGGGttgaaggacagggccttttttggTGTTGGTTCTGCAGCTCTGGCACATTCGACCAAGTGAAACACTCCTGGTGTCTTTTTTGATACCTGGAGATGATGACCCTTAAATTTGCTCAGGTCTTTTAGAGCTTTTAGACTCTCTTGATTTTTCACTCCAGTCTTTTACTCTGGTTTACACCACGTTGATTTTACGTTCATTTGATTATTCAGATTAGTTTGATTggattgttattgtttttaagtgtgtgtagGGTGGTTCTGGTCCTATGGCTGAGATGTAAGTGCATTCTGGTTTGAGaaacacagaggcctggttcagacaacacactaaaccatgctgctttaactacaaaatggttaagggaatgcatgcattcccttaaccattttgtggttaagcaagcatggtttagtgcattgtctgaaccaggtcagtggCTCACAGCTCAGAACCCATGGAAGAGAAGGGAAGTtgctgatgagagagagagagagagagagagagagagagagagagagagaagcaggaccCATCTTCTTCGTTCCCTTTTCAGACCCCATCGACTTGTGTGAAGAGAATGGAACGCTTAAACTCATGTTCCTGGTCAAATTCCCAGAAGATAATGCCAGCAAGTTCCTAACCCCACGAGGAAACTACTACATATGTAAAGTAGAACGTGGCAGCCAAGGTATGTTCTAGACAGCCACGCAGGAGGTAGCCATGGCTGCATGTGAGTCATCATTTGCCTGGCCTCAGGAAGCACCTCCCTCAAAGGTGTACCAAACATGAACAGATTCCCCCACTGCCTAATGGGAGGACCGGCGTCAGAGTTGCTGCAGCAGAGACCTCCATGTTAAAATGATTTGGCTGTTCTCTCTCTTTGCGGTGATAAACACTAGAACAGCGATGGAGACCCCCGTGTCTGTAGGCCAACCCCATCCACCccaccagcttcttccccagACCCTGCCTCTTATTCCCCAGACCCTGCCCCCTCTCGTGGCCCAGAAAAGTTCTTATCTCTGAACAGCAGCTGAGCAGTGAAAAGAACTTTTCCCTGTtgcaaggagaggaagaggagtccTTGTCAATGTGGACCAGCAGTGAAGCTCTTATCTCCTATTAGCTGTTAAGcaagagataagagcttttctgtGCAGGAGAAGAGGAAAGGGAGGAAGTTGCTGAGTGATTTAGTCCTGCTTGTTTCTGAGGCTTATctgacttacttgtgagtagacttGCTGCTCATGCTTGCTTCTGTGTAGAAATGAAGAGGCTTGGAATGCGGATGCTATCTGAAAGTGCAAGTGAATGATTCAATCTTGCTTCCCatctttcctgaccattgaccatgcttgctggggctgatgggacttgtagtccaaaagatctggaggataccagtttggggaaggcggGTCTGTTTTGAGTGGCAGTTGAAATACAGAGTCCATAGCATAGGgtaaccataagaaaaggaggacaggtctcctgtatctttaacagttgcatagaaaagggaatttcaacaggtgtcatttgtagatatggagaacctggtgaaattccctcttcatcacaacaatgaaagctgcaggagctataccagagtggccagatttaaaagagggcaggacacctgcagctttaactgttgtgatgaagagggaatttcaccaggttctccatatatacaaatgacacctgctgaaattcccttttcaatacaactattaaagatacaggagccctgtcctccttttcatatggtcaccctaacatagcagAGAACTTTCCCATCGTCTGCAACCTGGCAATCTGGGCCCTTTCTTATATTAAACAGGCACTCTCCTACCACAGAGCAatggcccctcccctttctggCTTACTGTCCCAAGAAGGTGGCTGTTGTATTTATATCCAGCTTTCTGCAAGCTTGCCTCTCAGTCAGCAATGACAAAGGGCAACTGAACCAGCCTGGAGAATTTGCAGCTTATCCCACAGCCAACTAACACaggtctcctcctctctctttctctttgtttgCAGGGACCAAACACGAAAACAGCTACCGGGCTTTCATCCCTATATTCAAGTACCCTCCGCTAGATTTGTTGGGTAGGAACCTCCAGGCCAGAGTTGTGCCTTTTCAGTCTGTTTAACAACCCTGGAACATGTGAAATCAGAGCAGGTGAAAGAGCGCCTTTTGCAGGTGGAAAGGTTCGCATTGCCCTTCACGAATGAGTAACAACACACAGTCCCCGTGCATCGGGGCGGAGGGGATTGCTCCCAGACCTGGAAGAGGCAGAGTGTATGTTCTAGAGATCTTTCCCCCCCAGAACTGAAGTACAAGGGAGCTGCCATTTCTGTCCTTTGAacgtgcttttatttatttaaggatttttatgccgccattcagccaaaaaaggctctcatggtggcttacaaaagtatttcttgacagtccctgcccacaggcttacaatctaaaagacatgacacaaaaggaaaggggattgggagagaggaggaggaggggggaaaggaaagcaaactcaggcactacaatcttagttgtaaagttcagcagttacagttgacagcaggagggagggggctctcagctggaactggacccaggcatggtggagaggtgcctggctgctgcttcctccctcactggtggcctctgcagagacagttggtagcaggagggagggggctctgagctggagctggacccaggcacagtggagaggttcctggctgctgcttcctccctcgttggtggcctctccagagatagttggtagcaggagggagggggctctcagctggagctggacccaggcacgatggagaggtgcctggctgctgcttcctccctcactggtggcctctgcagagacagtgctGAAATGGGAGCACTGGGACCGATAAACGCCTGTTGCCAGGGGCGGATGCATGTGTGTATGGAGCAAGACCCCATCCAAAAGGCCCTGGAACCACCATGAGCCCTGGTGCACAAAGCACAGTTTACGGCACGGGAGACTTGGAGCAACCCAGCTCTATAAATTGAGGGGATGCAGATAAGGCTCTCCGGCTAATATGAGGCGGGTCTTCAGCTGCTCCCACGTCACTACTTCactcttttctttcccttccagGGTTAAGTGGAAGGTGACACCTTCTAAACCAAGCAACCTCTGTCAGTTGGCACTCACAgtgacctgcctcacagggctgttgtgaaggcaaacacatttaaaacaaaaaggggaagTTGGAAATTCTCGGTACTATATAACTAGTAGGCCATAAAGTAGTCAGTTCTCTGCGCCGTGTGGCGCAgtgtggtaagcggcagttactgcagccgaaactctccccacggcctgagttcgagcccagcggaagctggttctcaggcagccggctcaggtcgactcagccttccatccttctgaggtcggtaaaatgagtacccagctagctgggggaaaggtaactgcgactggggaaggcaatggcgaaccaccccgctacacagtctgccaagaaaacgtcagcgaaagcaggcgtccctctaggagtcagcaatgactcaagtgctggcacgagaggttcctttcctttccttctttttttggggtgtgtgtgtataatgtaTGTGAAGGAGGCAGTTGCCCTTTGGGGAAATAAGagtcacacacaccctgccccttTGTCTTGACTGTCATAAGAacatggatcagaccgagggtccatccagtccagcactcggttcacacagtggcctagccgtcaaccagggaccaacaaggcaggacatgctgcaacagcacgtTCCCTGCTTGCCTTTCAGACTCCTTGCGCAACCAGTGTGACTTTCTAGAGAAAAGCCGCCTCAAGATACTCAAGAGCCAAGATGGCAAGAAGCCCCCAACCATGGAGTCGCTCTTGGTTAGCATGGCGAACCAGGTGGTGGTAAGACCCTTATTCCAGTTCTCCAGGGCAGTAGGTCGCCCCAACCTAATTTGGTCCCCGTTGTTTGACTGAGGTGGCTCCAAGGCTCTGCTGCTCTCTTTCATGGGTTTGTGCTGGGAAGTTGGCTGAAGTACCGCAGAGGGAGAGGACTGtatctagggtaaccatatggaaaggaggacagggctcctgtatctttaacggttgcatagaaaagggaatttcagcaggtgtcctttgtagatatgcagcacctggtgaaattccctcttcatcacaacagttaaagctgcaggagatatactagagtgaccagatatttatttatttatttatttatttattacatttatataccgccccatagctgaagctctctgggcagtttacaaaagttaaaaacagtaaacatttaaagtatacaaaatttaaaaccatcaaaaacataaaaacaacagtatccatttaaaaacaaccgttctgggggtcctttaaaaaacaaacttagcattgttaaatgctattaaatgcctgggagaagagaaaagtcttgacctggcgccaggcgagcctcatcggggagatcattccacagtcagggggccaccaccgaaaaggcccttgttgccatcctccgagcttccctcggagtaggcactcggaggaggacctttgatgttgagtgcagtgtacaggtaggttcatgtcgggagaggcgttccatcaggtattgtggtcccaagccgtgtagggctttatagatacaaaagagggcagggctcctacagctttaactgttgtgatgaagacagaatttcagcaggtgcttcaTGCCTATAaacgacccctgctgaaatccccttttctatgcaactgttaaagatacaggagccttgtcctcctttccatagggtcaccctactgtatcaAGATCTCCAAGAGTGGGGGAAACGATCAAGGGCTCCCTTCTTCCATTTTCCACCATCCATTAGGCCTGGTCCCCAAATTGTTTTGGTTGGGTGAGGAAAGGCAGATCTGACTGTAGAATTAATGTGGGGAATTGGAGGGCAGCCTTCCAGATGACCTAGACCACatatcccatcctccccagccagcatgaccagtg is a genomic window containing:
- the C15HXorf65 gene encoding uncharacterized protein CXorf65 homolog, translated to MFICIKYGDNRQFLANINCSVLLLMHYLRDKVGLQRTDPIDLCEENGTLKLMFLVKFPEDNASKFLTPRGNYYICKVERGSQGTKHENSYRAFIPIFKYPPLDLLDSLRNQCDFLEKSRLKILKSQDGKKPPTMESLLVSMANQVVGKGTGKAGANVSGGLDEEGSPRKTTAAAKARLEASRKDKHR